The Candidatus Scalindua japonica sequence CAACAGAAAGGAAAAAACTTGAAAATATCAGAAAAGGTGAATATGAAGGTCTGGAACAAAAACTGAAAGATTTAATACCTGATTATGGACCTGCAGAATACAATGATACGGTCAGGAGGTCCGGCGCCACAGTGATTGGGTCGAGATTTTTCCTGATTGCTTATAACGTGAACCTGAACACCAGGGACGTGAGTATAGCAGACAAAATAGCAAAAAAGATAAGAGAGTCAGGCTCTATGATAGTTGATAAGACTGGCTTAAAAAAGAGGGTCCCGGGAATATTGAAATATGTAAAGGCAATAGGCGTAGAGCTAAATGAATACAACATAACACAGGTTTCCCTGAACCTTACTAATTATAAAGAAACTGCTATTCACAAAGTATTTGAAACCATAAAGGCCCAGGCAAAAATATATGGTATAGAGGCGACCGGAAGTGAGATAATTGGCCTTGTTCCAAAAGAAGCTCTTTTAGAGGCCGGTATCTTTTATACTGATGGTAATTCTGAGG is a genomic window containing:
- the ftcD gene encoding glutamate formimidoyltransferase, with amino-acid sequence MINTDKEIIECVPNFSEGQNTGIIDKIASSVQSTKNVKLLNVEPDRDYNRTVVTFAGEPNSVKEAAFKAISTASELIDMSRQRGEHPRIGATDVCPIIPVANTTKDKCVKLSNELGKDVGEKLGIPVYLYEDSAKSTERKKLENIRKGEYEGLEQKLKDLIPDYGPAEYNDTVRRSGATVIGSRFFLIAYNVNLNTRDVSIADKIAKKIRESGSMIVDKTGLKKRVPGILKYVKAIGVELNEYNITQVSLNLTNYKETAIHKVFETIKAQAKIYGIEATGSEIIGLVPKEALLEAGIFYTDGNSEDNLIKAAIEHLGLSQLNIFEPEKKIIENLL